A window from Culex pipiens pallens isolate TS chromosome 3, TS_CPP_V2, whole genome shotgun sequence encodes these proteins:
- the LOC120418834 gene encoding uncharacterized protein LOC120418834 — protein MRETFRNLNSWKLSHLQTFRCTSLIIRSSETVKNLGVLPQSTTLRSQVLPKVFDVAQQELRERVAAASSIVIAADEASDQQDRFILHIVFILPVTSGQQDKMEAVTADLVFLDKVNATTVSRAIIQTLTKFDVDFDKVVVVLTDNATYMTKAVTSLKVLLPNCIHLTCNAHILSLVGETFRRNFPAVDRMIACFKSIFVHCSSRKLRYREFIGRECGSEVPLPPVPVVTRWNSWFRAVAHHAKYVEHYKKFIEAELLVSAPTSALLELNDLFKTDSVRVDVVFIMMNSAKLMDLLTWFENRQVTIHLAYNKVVDLMAEFGSKGEKEKNKIYKKAFQDAAAKLNQYYTETSARFTQPGLSFMKAVRGFDPAQAKILSLDGLSDGIPECAEKLPEIEGELAAYKQCALEIEDGVKPAAFWFSQKDRLPNLSRIAIRYLSVPGNSVDAERSVSAFNTVDTVNRQSFEENNLASHAILVTNSKI, from the exons ATGCGCGAAACGTTTCGCAATTTGAACTCGTGGAAGCTTTCGCATCTGCAAACATTCCGCTGTACAAGCTTGATCATCCGAAGCTCCGAGACTGTCAAAAACCTTGGAGTGCTTCCACAGTCCACGACCCTCCGATCCCAAGTACTGCCTAAGGTTTTCGATGTCGCACAGCAGGAACTGCGAGAACGTGTTGCAGCAGCTTCTTCGATCGTGATTGCCGCTGATGAAGCCTCGGACCAGCAGGATAGGTTTATCTTGCACATTGTTTTTATCCTGCCCGTCACTTCCGGACAACAAGACAAGATGGAGGCAGTCACTGCGGATCTGGTTTTTCTGGATAAGGTGAACGCTACAACCGTTTCGAGAGCTATCATTCAGACGTTGACCAAGTTTGACGTCGATTTTGACAAGGTTGTCGTCGTGCTGACGGACAACGCAACTTACATGACCAAGGCCGTGACCAGCTTGAAAGTGCTCCTGCCAAATTGCATTCACCTCACATGCAACGCTCACATTCTGAGTCTGGTGGGTGAAACATTTCGTCGGAACTTCCCTGCTGTGGATAGAATGATTGCTTGCTTTAAGTCTATCTTTGTGCACTGCTCTTCGCGCAAGCTTCGATACAGGGAATTCATTGGCCGAGAGTGCGGCTCTGAAGTGCCCTTGCCTCCAGTGCCAGTCGTGACTCGTTGGAACAGCTGGTTCAGAGCTGTCGCGCACCATGCGAAATACGTCGAGCATTATAAGAAGTTCATTGAAGCCGAGCTACTTGTTTCCGCCCCAACCAGTGCTCTTCTAGAACTGAACGATCTGTTTAAAACGGATTCGGTTCGGGTCGATGTCGTCTTTATCATGATGAACTCGGCCAAATTGATGGACCTGCTGACCTGGTTCGAGAACCGTCAAGTAACAATCCATTTGGCTTACAACAAGGTGGTTGACCTGATGGCCg agTTCGGTTCCAAGGGagagaaggagaaaaacaagatcTACAAGAAGGCGTTTCAAGATGCAGCTGCCAAGCTGAACCAATACTACACCGAAACATCAGCTAGATTCACGCAGCCAGGCCTCAGCTTCATGAAAGCTGTCAGAGGATTCGATCCGGCTCAAGCAAAAATCCTTTCTTTGGACGGGCTGAGCGACGGTATTCCGgaatgcgctgaaaagttgCCGGAAATTGAAGGAGAGCTAGCAGCGTACAAACAGTGCGCTCTCGAGATCGAAGATGGAGTCAAACCAGCTGCCTTCTGGTTCAGCCAGAAAGACCGTTTGCCTAATCTGTCCCGAATTGCTATCCGGTATTTATCTGTCCCAGGAAATTCGGTAGATGCGGAGCGAAGCGTCAGTGCATTCAACACGGTAGACACGGTAAACCGGCAGAGCTTTGAAGAAAACAATTTGGCATCACACGCTATTCTTGTTACAAACTCGAAGATCTAA